The Setaria viridis chromosome 6, Setaria_viridis_v4.0, whole genome shotgun sequence genome contains a region encoding:
- the LOC117862223 gene encoding LEAF RUST 10 DISEASE-RESISTANCEUS RECEPTOR-LIKE PROTEIN KINASE-like 2.3, producing the protein MASETRGGDIAIAIVSVIIGGIVVIVVSVLIYKCCKLRMMRKYGGLPPPPVLPLVETRTAAALPTSGNGGTAAMASVKHSSTSSSYGAVDVVKNRPLRFSSLQLQEFTGNYAEKLGAGGFGVVYRGQIPLPDHDSLPVAVKVLGSEMGRRAEEQFMAEIGTIGRTSHVSLVRLYGFCFDADLKALVYEFMPNGSLDRHLFFHDAGGGDKLGFDKLYDVAVGTAKAIRYLHDECERRIIHYDIKPGNVLLDEAFRPKVADFGLARLCERERTHMTMTGGGRGTPGYAAPELWMAAPATHKCDVYSYGMLLFEILGRRRNYVDGESKDESADERWYPQWAWRRLERGETEVLAARALAGEAGKEGRKKVERMCSVALWCVQYRPEDRPSMSGVVRMLEGDEDVAAPAVSPFAHLDSDQLVSQTFTAGTTTTFGSAA; encoded by the exons ATGGCGTCGGAAACAAGAGGTGGAGACATCGCAATAGCCATCG TGTCCGTGATCATCGGCGGGATCGTGGTGATCGTGGTGTCGGTGCTCATCTACAAGTGCTGCAAGCTGCGCATGATGCGCAAGTACGGcggccttccgccgccgccagtcctGCCTTTGGTGGAGACGAGGACGGCAGCGGCGTTGCCAACCAGCGGCAACGGCGGCACGGCTGCCATGGCTAGCGTCAAGcacagcagcaccagcagcagctatGGCGCCGTGGACGTCGTCAAGAACCGTCCACTGAGGTTCAGCTCGCTGCAGCTGCAGGAATTCACCGGCAACTACGCCGAGaagctcggcgccggcggcttcgGCGTGGTGTACCGAGGCCAGATCCCGCTCCCGGATCACGACAGCCTTCCGGTGGCCGTGAAGGTCCTCGGCAGTGAGATGGGGCGGCGCGCCGAGGAGCAGTTCATGGCGGAGATCGGCACCATCGGGAGGACGTCGCACGTCAGCCTCGTCCGTCTCTACGGCTTCTGCTTCGACGCCGACCTCAAGGCCCTCGTCTACGAGTTCATGCCCAACGGCTCGCTCGACcgccacctcttcttccacgacgccggcggcggcgacaagcTCGGGTTCGACAAGCTCTACGACGTCGCCGTAGGCACGGCGAAGGCGATCCGGTACCTCCACGACGAGTGCGAGCGGCGGATCATCCACTACGACATCAAGCCCGGCAACGTCCTCCTCGACGAGGCCTTCCGTCCaaaggtcgccgacttcgggcTGGCGAGGCTGTGCGAGCGGGAGAGGACGCACATGACGATGACCGGTGGTGGGCGGGGCACGCCGGGGTacgcggcgccggagctgtGGATGGCAGCGCCGGCGACGCACAAATGTGACGTGTACAGCTACGGGATGCTGCTGTTCGAGATCCTGGGAAGGCGGAGGAACTACGTCGACGGCGAATCGAAGGACGAGAGCGCCGACGAGCGCTGGTACCCGCagtgggcgtggcggcggctggAGCGCGGGGAGACGGAGGTGCTGGCGGCGCGggcgctcgccggcgaggccggcaaggaggggaggaagaaagtgGAGCGGATGTGCTCGGTGGCGCTGTGGTGCGTGCAGTACCGGCCGGAGGACAGGCCGTCGATGAGCGGCGTCGTGCGGATGCTGGAGGGCGACGAGGacgtcgccgcgccggcggtgAGCCCCTTCGCGCATCTCGACTCCGATCAGCTGGTGTCGCAGACTTTCACGGCGGGCACCACCACCACGTTCGGATCCGCCGCTTAG
- the LOC117862224 gene encoding U-box domain-containing protein 8: MEAWPDDFRCPITLEVMTDPVILPSGHTFERRSIQRWLDGGHLTCPVTNLPLPPSPPLIPNHALRRLIATVAPSAVAAPVPSEGGAQGRQEAAASAAAVQPSSPVPTLLRLAKSGAAGRREVLESGNAAVLLRHAAAGDEAAARALLLLTLDGDDTRVGLVADGAVDALSSAVRRGGAVAALAATALTSLATVDVNKCTIGAHPLVIPELVGLLRRGGPRERREAATALYELCKLPENRRRAVREGAAPALATLAAAGSARAVEVLGLLAKCREGRQELCKIPGIVAVLSGVAGSGNSRAIEQALLVLNWICSESNELALEAIKLGAFQLCETLVNDDNCKIAKNALELARTLETA, translated from the coding sequence ATGGAGGCGTGGCCGGACGACTTCCGGTGCCCCATCACGCTGGAGGTCATGACGGACCCCGTCATCCTCCCCTCCGGCCACACCTTCGAGCGCCGCAGCATCCAGCGCTGGCTCGACGGGGGGCACCTCACCTGCCCCGTCACCAACCTCCCGctgccgccctccccgccgctcaTCCCCAACCACGCGCTGCGCCGCCTCATAGCCACCGTCGCGCCTTCAGCGGTGGCCGCCCCCGTCCCATCGGAAGGGGGTGCGCAGGGGAGGCAAGAAGCGGCGGCGTCTGCGGCAGCGGTCCAGCCCTCGTCGCCCGTGCCGACGCTGCTGAGGCTGGCCAagtccggcgccgccgggcggaGGGAGGTACTGGAGTCCGGCAACGCGGCGGTGCTGCTGCGGCacgcggcggccggggacgaggcggcggctCGGGCGCTTCTGCTCCTCACCCTGGACGGCGACGACACGCGCGTCGGGCTCGTGGCGGACGGCGCCGTCGACGCGCTCTCCTCCGCggtgcgccgcggcggcgccgtcgccgcgctcgcgGCCACGGCGCTCACCAGCCTCGCCACCGTCGACGTCAACAAATGCACCATCGGGGCGCACCCCTTGGTCATCCCGGAGCTGGTGGGGCTCCTCCGCCGCGGAGGCCCGCGGGAGCGCCGCGAGGCGGCCACGGCCCTGTACGAGCTCTGCAAGCTGCCGGAGaaccgccgccgcgcggtgcGCGAGGGCGCGGCGCCCGCGCTCGCCACCttagccgccgccggctccgcccGCGCCGTCGAGGTGCTCGGCCTCCTCGCCAAGTGCCGCGAGGGGCGCCAGGAGCTGTGCAAGATCCCCGGCATCGTTGCCGTGCTCTCCGGCGTCGCCGGAAGCGGCAACTCCCGGGCAATCGAGCAGGCCTTGCTCGTCCTCAACTGGATTTGCTCGGAGAGCAACGAATTGGCATTGGAAGCAATAAAGCTGGGAGCTTTCCAGCTCTGTGAGACCCTGGTGAACGACGACAACTGCAAGATCGCCAAGAACGCGCTCGAATTGGCCCGGACGCTCGAGACAGCGTGA